The genomic window ATAGAGTGACAAAATATGAGCCTATCTATTTTGTCAAGAATTATTTGCAGATTTCAAAAACTACTTTTTGATCCTAAATGCTCTTACTTTTTCACCAGACCCTGAGGATTATGTGCAAAGGTCTTACTAGAGTTTACCTACCATAAATGAACTTGAGCCAAAAAAACTCCATCAAAAGACCTGGATTCCAGCCTGCGCTGGGATGACGGTCCGGTTACCCGCCATAAATGATCTGAGCCAAAATAGGTCAGTTGGTGAAAAAAAAGGGGAAAACGCGGTGGCGCTTTCCCCTATGCCTTGTGTGGCGTTTGGATCAGATGAGTCCCTGATCCATCATGGCATTGGCCACTTTGATGAAGCCGGCGATGTTGGCGCCGCGAACGTAGTTCGTGAATTCACCTTCCTTGCCGTAGTTGACGCACTGTGCATGGATGGCTTTCATGATGCCTTTGAGCTTTTCGTCCACCTCGTCGCGGGTCCAGGAAATGCGCATGGAGTTTTGGGTCATTTCCAGGCCTGAGGTGGCCACTCCACCAGCGTTGGCGGCTTTTCCGGGCCCATAGAGGATCTTGGCGCCGAGGAAGACTTCCACGCCCTCAAGGGTGGTGGGCATGTTCGCGCCTTCAGAAACGCAGAGGCAGCCGTTTTTGATGAGGGTTTTGGCCTCTTCGCCGTCGATCTCGTTCTGGGTGGCGCAGGGCAGGGCGATCTGGCCGGGGATCGACCAGGGGCGTTGGCCCTCGTAATATTTCACGCCGAATTCATCCGCGTATTCCTTGATGCGGCCGCGGCGGATGTTTTTGAGCTCCATCAGAAATTCCCATTTTTCGCCTTTGATGCCGTCCGGATCGTGGATGAAGCCGTCGGAATCGGAGGCGGTGACAGGGATGCCGCCCAGTTGGTTCACTTTCTGGATGGCGAACTGGGCCACGTTTCCGGAGCCGGAGACGAGCACAGTTTTGCCCGCGATGGAATCCCCCTTGGTCTTGAGCATTTCATCGGCGAAATAGACGGTGCCGTAACCCGTGGCTTCCGGGCGGATGAGGCTGCCGCCCCATTCCAGGCCTTTGCCGGTGAGCACGCAGGTGACCTCGTTGGTGATCTTTTTGAACATGCCGTACATGAAGCCGATCTCGCGTTTACCCACGCCGATGTCCCCGGCGGGAACGTCGGTGAACTGGCCGATGTGACGGTAAAGCTCCAGCATGAAGGAATGGCAGAAGCGCTGCACCTCTTCGTCGGAGCGGCCGCGGGGATTGAAGTCCGAGCCGCCTTTGGCGCCGCCCATGGGGAGGGTGGTAAGGCTGTTTTTGAAGATCTGTTCAAAACCGAGGAATTTGAGGATGCCCATGTTTACGCTGGGGTGAAAGCGGATCCCGCCCTTGTAGGGGCCGATGGCGCTGTTGAATTCGATGCGGTAGCCACGGTTTACCATCACCTCGCCGGTGTCGGTTTGCCAGGGCACACGAAAAATGATCACGCGCTCGGGCTCCACCAGCCGGTCGAGGATCTTTGCCTTGCGATATTGAGGGTTGGAATCGTAAACGTCCCAAATTGTCTCGACCACCTCGGTGACAGCCTGGATGAATTCGGGCTGATCCGCGTTTTTAGCAGAAACCTGATGTAGAAATTCGTGTTTTGTCATATTGCATACCTCCATGGTATAGATTTGAACACGCTTTTCATTTAAACTGGCAGCGCCCATGCTTTGGAAACGGCATTAAACCTGAGTTTATTGACCATTCACAGCTGAAAAGGCACATAGGATCACTTAATTATGACGGCGTTCTTTCCGTCAAACAAAAATTGCAGGTTACGGGGGGTTTTCTTCACCAGAAAGTAGTTACCCTCGTCCAGGGTGGGCAGCCCGAGCAGCCAGTCCCAGGCCAGAAAGTCGTTCACAGCCTTCTCCCAGACGGTGAGATAACCCACGTTCATTGAGAAGAGGTTGTGAAAAAAATGCGATCCGTGGGAAGCCTCGATGGACATGTTTGGCAGCACGACCTCCACGATGATCTGGGCGTTGCAGATCTGGCTCCAGTTCACAGGAATGCCCAGAAAGCGGTCGCTGGAGCCCCAGCGTCCGAGACCGATCAGCACATATTTGAGCCCTTGCTCGCGCATTTTTTGGTTCAGGGCATCCAGTTCGGCGGCCATTTCCTCGGTCTTGACGATGTCGAAGCGCTCGGGCGGGATGAAGATGACCGTGTCCACCTCTTCAACGATGTCGCTGCCCAGGGCGTAGGAGGAATAGACCACCAGTTCGTCCTTTTTGGCAGCGAAGTTTTCCAGCGACTGGGAATAGTGGCGGATGTTAACGGCGATGGGGCGCACCTGGAGGAGGTGGAAACTGGCCAAACCGCTTTGGGGATCTACGTCGAAGGCGAATTCCATCTCGATCTCGCAGCCCAGCACCTCGCGGCCCAGCAGCAGCAGGTCGCGGATGATGGGGGAGAGGGGGTATTCCGCGTAGTGGAGCAATTTGCGGTAGGTGACCACCCGCGGGCCCGGGATGTGGCGTCCGTCCTTGAATTCGCGGTTTTCGTAGTCCCAAACTGAGGAGAGCAGGCTGAGGTCGGTCTCGCAGAGTTTTTGGGTAACGCGCACGCGGTCCAGGGAGGCGTTTTCGCCGCTGATCAGATCAAACTCGGTGAGGCTGGGCTGGATGGCGTAAAAATGGCGCTGGGCGGCCTCGACGATGTCGATGGCGCGGAACATGTCGCGATTGGGGAAGCGGGGGCAAAAGGCGAAGGTGCGCTCGCGCTCCACGGCGGTTTTGCCCAGGCCGGTGGAGAGGGTAACCACGCCGTCCTCGTGGGTCATGTTCGTGCCGGGGTAGAAATTGTAGGATTGGGCGACACCGGAGACAAGGGGGTAGAAATGCTCTCCGTGCAGCGAGCCGGCCACCTTCTGGATGATGACGGCCATCTTCTCCTCGCGGGCGGGGATGCGCAGCTTTTCGCGGTAAACCCGGGCGGACCGCTGATAGAGTGAGGACCAGACCAGCTTGACGGCCTGGGAGAGTTGATCGAGCCGCGTGGCGGGATCGGGATGGCTGTTCGGGATCAGATAGGTGCGGAAGACGCCGGCGAAAGGATTGGCGATGGAATCCTCCATGATGGAGGAGGAACGCACGGCCAGCGGAAAAGCGCCCTGGGCAATGATCCGCTCCAAAACTGGGATAACTGAGGCGGGCAGCCGGCAATCCAGAAACAGCCGGTCCACCTCGTCATCCGATAGGTTCTCTTCCTCGGGAATGCTGGCCAGGGTGGGATTGGCGGCCACAAAAGCGTCGAATACCCCGGTGGCCAGAACCGCAGCGACGGGCACGCTGATCCGCACCTCGGGATATTTCTCGATGATATTGCTGTAGCGGTTCAGCACCACGTTCAGAAAGGCCAGGCCACGCCCCTTGCCGCCAATGGAGTCGTCGCCCACTTTGTAGATCAGGTTCAGGTTGAAATCGCTTTCCTCGTTCCAGTCCTGGATCTTCTCCCGGCGGCGGTAGGAGATGAGTGACTGGAAGGCTTCGCCCAGGCGTTCGCGCAGAACGTGGATCTCGTTGATCTCCTTAAACTTGTCCACATAGTTGGCCAGGGCGAGTTCCGCGTGGGTGCACAGCCAGTTGTGAATGTGGCCGTTGCGATAATGGTAGGCCAGGCTTTCGTCCGGGATCCCGGCCAGCTTGCGGGCAAGCCCGATCAGGGATTCCGCTTCGCCCACCACGGTTTGGTCGGGCAGGCGGAAGATGAATTTGCCGAAACCGACTTCTTGCTCCAGCCAGCGGCGGAGGCGGTTTTTGAGGCCGGGGAGGTCCTTGTAGAGGAACTCGCCCTCGTTGCTGGTGACGATATCGTAATACTTGGGGTTAAAGCTTTGCAGCAGGAAAGGCAGATTGGGCCTGTCCTTGCGCACTTCCTGCAGGAGCTTGAGGCCGCCGTCGCGGAAAGACGAACCCATGTAGTGGTAATTGACGTTGCTGATGATGCCCACGATGAGGTCGGCGTAGCGGTGGTAGAAGTCCAGGGCGCTTTCGTAATCGTGCAGCAGCATCACGCGGGGACGGGCATTCATGTACAGCGATTTGTTCACGTCCTGGTGTTCGCGGCGGATCACGGCCTGGTTCAGCAGCAACACCTGTTCCTGCAGCAGCGGCAGGAACTGTGAGTAGTAGGGGATGAAAGTTTCCACCACCAGGATCAGCGGCACCGGGAGCAGCTTCACGTCGTTGCCGATGTTGCGGATGAACTCCCACTGCTTGATGATGGCCAGCACCAGCTTGGAATCACCGTTCCAATAGAAGAAATCCTCCACTTCCTTGAGTTCGTCCAGGTGGTTTTCCACAAACATCAGGTCCTGCGGTGCGCCCATCAGGAAAAAGACCGGCAGTTCAGGATTGAAGGCCTTGATGCTCTTCACCAGTTCCAGCGAGATGGAGCGCATGGAGGCCAGGTGCACAATGATGAGGTCGATGCTCTCCAGTTCCAGAAGGCTCATGGTGCTGGCCAGCGAGGAGGAATGGTAGATGGCAGGCTGGGTGGTGAGGTTCATCAGGTGGAAATCCTCCTCCACATGCTCCGCCAGGAAGCCGTCGATCTCGAACACAAAAGAATCGTAAAGCGAGGCGATCATCAGAATGTGCCGCACCCGCGCGGGCATCATCTGATCCAGCTGTTCAAGCTCAAGGGACCAATAGTTCGAGGTGATCATCGCGCCGTTTCCTGCCGCGGCTCACTTGTGGATCACGGCCAGCCCTGTCTTGCCGTCCATCCGCACCACCAGGGGGTGGTCGAACTGGAGATGCACGAAAAAGTCACCGCGCTTGGCTTCCGGCTGCCGCAGCAGCCATTCCACGTCCACGAAATCCGTGCTGGAAACATATGGTATGGTGAAATAACCCACGTTCATGGCCACCAGGTTGTGGAAGAAATGCGTCCCCTGAGAG from Candidatus Cloacimonadota bacterium includes these protein-coding regions:
- a CDS encoding PEP/pyruvate-binding domain-containing protein yields the protein MITSNYWSLELEQLDQMMPARVRHILMIASLYDSFVFEIDGFLAEHVEEDFHLMNLTTQPAIYHSSSLASTMSLLELESIDLIIVHLASMRSISLELVKSIKAFNPELPVFFLMGAPQDLMFVENHLDELKEVEDFFYWNGDSKLVLAIIKQWEFIRNIGNDVKLLPVPLILVVETFIPYYSQFLPLLQEQVLLLNQAVIRREHQDVNKSLYMNARPRVMLLHDYESALDFYHRYADLIVGIISNVNYHYMGSSFRDGGLKLLQEVRKDRPNLPFLLQSFNPKYYDIVTSNEGEFLYKDLPGLKNRLRRWLEQEVGFGKFIFRLPDQTVVGEAESLIGLARKLAGIPDESLAYHYRNGHIHNWLCTHAELALANYVDKFKEINEIHVLRERLGEAFQSLISYRRREKIQDWNEESDFNLNLIYKVGDDSIGGKGRGLAFLNVVLNRYSNIIEKYPEVRISVPVAAVLATGVFDAFVAANPTLASIPEEENLSDDEVDRLFLDCRLPASVIPVLERIIAQGAFPLAVRSSSIMEDSIANPFAGVFRTYLIPNSHPDPATRLDQLSQAVKLVWSSLYQRSARVYREKLRIPAREEKMAVIIQKVAGSLHGEHFYPLVSGVAQSYNFYPGTNMTHEDGVVTLSTGLGKTAVERERTFAFCPRFPNRDMFRAIDIVEAAQRHFYAIQPSLTEFDLISGENASLDRVRVTQKLCETDLSLLSSVWDYENREFKDGRHIPGPRVVTYRKLLHYAEYPLSPIIRDLLLLGREVLGCEIEMEFAFDVDPQSGLASFHLLQVRPIAVNIRHYSQSLENFAAKKDELVVYSSYALGSDIVEEVDTVIFIPPERFDIVKTEEMAAELDALNQKMREQGLKYVLIGLGRWGSSDRFLGIPVNWSQICNAQIIVEVVLPNMSIEASHGSHFFHNLFSMNVGYLTVWEKAVNDFLAWDWLLGLPTLDEGNYFLVKKTPRNLQFLFDGKNAVIIK
- the gdhA gene encoding NADP-specific glutamate dehydrogenase encodes the protein MTKHEFLHQVSAKNADQPEFIQAVTEVVETIWDVYDSNPQYRKAKILDRLVEPERVIIFRVPWQTDTGEVMVNRGYRIEFNSAIGPYKGGIRFHPSVNMGILKFLGFEQIFKNSLTTLPMGGAKGGSDFNPRGRSDEEVQRFCHSFMLELYRHIGQFTDVPAGDIGVGKREIGFMYGMFKKITNEVTCVLTGKGLEWGGSLIRPEATGYGTVYFADEMLKTKGDSIAGKTVLVSGSGNVAQFAIQKVNQLGGIPVTASDSDGFIHDPDGIKGEKWEFLMELKNIRRGRIKEYADEFGVKYYEGQRPWSIPGQIALPCATQNEIDGEEAKTLIKNGCLCVSEGANMPTTLEGVEVFLGAKILYGPGKAANAGGVATSGLEMTQNSMRISWTRDEVDEKLKGIMKAIHAQCVNYGKEGEFTNYVRGANIAGFIKVANAMMDQGLI